A genomic window from Silene latifolia isolate original U9 population chromosome 11, ASM4854445v1, whole genome shotgun sequence includes:
- the LOC141612342 gene encoding COX assembly mitochondrial protein 1, whose amino-acid sequence MHPPLTLHRHPMCAEIIEEFQKCHAEHPYGKFFGNCTQLKIKLDRCFRQEKAVKRKINFEESKKLKETLQAYRKETAQQT is encoded by the exons ATGCATCCTCCACTGACATTACACCGACATCCAATGTGCGCTGAA ATAATCGAGGAATTCCAGAAATGTCATGCGGAACACCCTTATGGCAAGTTTTTTGGCAACTGTACACAACTTAAGATTAAACTTGACCGTTGCTTTAGGCAGGAG AAAGCTGTAAAGCGGAAGATTAACTTTGAAGAGAGCAAAAAACTGAAAGAGACACTACAGGCTTACAGAAAGGAAACTGCACAGCAAACTTAA